The Kosakonia sacchari SP1 genome includes a window with the following:
- a CDS encoding PTS mannose/fructose/sorbose transporter subunit IIC — protein sequence MEITTLQIVLVFVVACIAGMESILDEFQFHRPLVACTLVGIVLGDMKTGIIIGGTLEMIALGWMNIGAAVAPDAALASIISTILVIGGHQSIGAGIALAIPLAAAGQVLTIIVRTITVGFQHAADKAAETGNLTALSWIHVSSLFLQAMRIAIPAVIVAISVGTSEVQSMLNAIPEVVTSGLNIAGGMIVVVGYAMVINMMRAGYLMPFFYLGFVTAAFTNFNLVSLGVIGAVMAILYIQLSPKYNRSAGGAAPAAGSNDLDNELD from the coding sequence ATGGAGATTACCACTCTTCAGATTGTGCTGGTGTTCGTCGTCGCATGTATTGCCGGTATGGAGTCGATACTCGATGAATTCCAGTTCCACCGTCCGTTGGTGGCATGTACGCTAGTGGGCATCGTTCTGGGTGATATGAAAACCGGTATCATTATCGGCGGTACGCTGGAAATGATTGCTCTGGGCTGGATGAACATCGGTGCGGCGGTCGCACCCGATGCGGCGCTGGCGTCGATTATCTCGACCATTCTGGTCATTGGCGGTCATCAGAGCATCGGTGCCGGTATTGCACTGGCCATTCCTCTGGCGGCGGCCGGCCAGGTTCTGACCATTATTGTTCGTACCATTACCGTCGGCTTCCAGCATGCCGCGGATAAGGCAGCCGAAACCGGCAACCTGACGGCACTTTCCTGGATCCACGTCTCTTCCCTGTTCCTGCAAGCTATGCGTATCGCTATCCCGGCGGTCATTGTCGCTATCTCCGTCGGTACCAGTGAAGTTCAGAGCATGCTGAACGCCATTCCTGAAGTAGTGACCAGCGGTCTGAATATCGCCGGTGGTATGATCGTGGTGGTAGGTTATGCAATGGTCATCAATATGATGCGCGCAGGCTACCTGATGCCGTTCTTCTACCTCGGCTTCGTGACGGCGGCATTCACCAATTTCAACCTCGTCTCGCTGGGTGTTATCGGTGCAGTTATGGCGATTCTCTACATTCAGCTCAGCCCGAAATATAACCGTTCAGCAGGCGGCGCTGCTCCGGCTGCGGGTTCTAACGATCTTGATAACGAACTGGATTAA
- the rlmA gene encoding 23S rRNA (guanine(745)-N(1))-methyltransferase — protein MAFSCPLCHEPLHRRDKSFFCAQRHQFDVAKEGYVNLLPVQHKRSKDPGDSAEMMQARRAFLDAGHYQPLRDAIGDILYARLTPLADAVLDIGCGEGYYTQSFAAIAQQHGAQMLGLDVSKAAIRAAAKRYSAIMFCVASSHRLPFEDGCIDGLVRIYAPCKAQELARVMKPEGIVITASPGPRHLMELKGLIYDEVHLHAENSGDIAGFRLLEQHSLSYEMTLTGQQAVALLQMTPFAWRAKPEVWEKLAAMEQFHCQTDFTIHCLQRES, from the coding sequence ATGGCCTTCAGTTGCCCGCTCTGCCACGAACCTTTGCACCGTCGAGATAAATCCTTCTTTTGCGCGCAGCGGCATCAGTTTGATGTTGCGAAAGAGGGTTATGTTAATCTTTTGCCCGTTCAGCATAAACGCTCAAAAGATCCTGGTGACAGTGCGGAGATGATGCAAGCGCGTCGCGCTTTTCTGGATGCGGGGCATTACCAGCCATTACGTGATGCAATTGGTGACATTTTGTATGCGCGGCTAACGCCGTTGGCCGATGCGGTGCTGGATATTGGCTGTGGGGAAGGGTATTACACCCAGTCATTCGCCGCGATTGCACAGCAACATGGTGCACAAATGCTAGGGCTGGATGTTTCAAAAGCGGCTATCCGTGCGGCGGCGAAGCGCTATTCGGCGATCATGTTCTGTGTTGCATCCAGCCATCGCTTACCTTTTGAAGATGGCTGCATTGACGGTCTGGTGCGTATCTATGCACCCTGCAAAGCGCAAGAACTGGCGCGTGTAATGAAACCAGAAGGTATTGTCATCACCGCATCGCCAGGACCGCGACATCTAATGGAATTAAAGGGGCTTATTTATGATGAGGTGCATCTGCATGCGGAAAACAGCGGCGATATCGCAGGGTTCAGACTGCTGGAACAGCATTCACTCTCTTATGAGATGACATTGACGGGCCAGCAAGCCGTTGCGTTATTGCAAATGACGCCTTTTGCCTGGCGGGCAAAACCAGAAGTGTGGGAAAAGTTAGCGGCAATGGAGCAATTCCATTGCCAGACTGATTTTACAATTCACTGCTTACAGCGGGAAAGCTAA
- the mntP gene encoding manganese efflux pump MntP: MNLSATLLLAFGMSMDAFAASIGKGATLHKPKFSEALRTGLIFGVIETLTPLIGWGLGLLATKFVLEWNHWIAFVLLVFLGGRMVLEGIRGDDDGEAETPHRHGFWLLVTTAIATSLDAMAVGVGLAFLQVNIVATALAIGCTTFIMSTVGIMIGRFIGPMLGKRAEILGGIVLIGIGAQILWSHFAA, encoded by the coding sequence ATGAATTTATCTGCCACTCTTCTCCTCGCTTTTGGCATGTCGATGGATGCTTTTGCTGCTTCTATCGGTAAGGGCGCCACCTTACATAAACCAAAATTTTCTGAAGCATTGCGCACCGGTCTTATCTTTGGCGTGATTGAAACCCTGACGCCGCTGATTGGCTGGGGGCTGGGGTTGCTGGCCACGAAATTTGTCCTGGAATGGAATCACTGGATAGCGTTTGTGCTGCTGGTGTTTCTCGGTGGCCGAATGGTGCTTGAGGGAATACGCGGCGATGACGACGGTGAAGCGGAAACACCGCATCGCCATGGGTTCTGGTTGCTGGTGACCACCGCAATTGCTACCAGCCTCGACGCGATGGCCGTGGGTGTTGGCCTCGCTTTTCTACAAGTGAATATTGTGGCGACCGCACTGGCGATTGGCTGCACCACTTTTATTATGTCCACGGTAGGAATCATGATTGGCCGCTTTATTGGCCCCATGCTTGGAAAGCGCGCCGAAATCCTCGGTGGGATCGTACTGATTGGCATTGGCGCGCAGATCTTGTGGAGCCACTTTGCCGCTTAG
- a CDS encoding YebO family protein: MNEVLNSGAINLASIVLSLVVLLVGLVLWFFINRASSRTNEQIELLEALLDQQKRQNALLRRLCESNEPEKDEAVEPVKVKEKGDDDFIRLVAER, from the coding sequence ATGAACGAAGTATTAAATTCAGGCGCGATCAACCTTGCGTCTATAGTCCTTTCTTTGGTGGTTCTGCTCGTCGGTCTGGTTTTGTGGTTCTTTATCAATCGCGCCAGTTCACGCACGAATGAACAAATCGAGTTACTCGAAGCTCTGCTGGATCAGCAAAAACGACAAAATGCTTTGCTGCGTCGCTTGTGCGAGTCAAATGAACCTGAAAAGGACGAAGCGGTTGAGCCAGTAAAAGTGAAAGAAAAAGGCGATGATGATTTCATTCGCCTGGTCGCCGAGCGCTAG
- a CDS encoding YobH family protein gives MRTLIRSVIILALLWIGLLLSGYGVLINSTENAAGLGLKCKYATARGTSTAQYVHSSNGFFGLANCPLLRKSDTVVDHG, from the coding sequence ATGCGTACACTCATACGAAGCGTTATCATTCTGGCGCTGCTGTGGATTGGGCTCTTGCTGAGCGGTTACGGGGTACTGATTAACAGTACGGAAAACGCGGCTGGGCTGGGTTTGAAATGTAAATATGCTACTGCACGAGGCACCAGCACCGCACAATATGTGCATTCCAGTAATGGTTTTTTTGGTCTGGCAAACTGCCCGCTGTTGCGTAAAAGCGATACCGTAGTCGATCATGGCTAA
- a CDS encoding DUF986 family protein — MTITDIVLVLFIAALLAFAIYDEFIMPRRMGTTLLAVPLLRRSRTDGAIFVGLLVILIYNNTANGGSSLTMWLLFALALLGIYLFWIRAPKIIFKMRGFFFANAWIEYSRIKEMNLSEDGVLVMQLEQRRLLIRVRNIDDLEKISAVLLKSQ; from the coding sequence ATGACGATTACGGATATCGTATTGGTACTGTTTATCGCCGCCCTGCTAGCTTTCGCCATCTATGATGAGTTCATCATGCCGCGCCGCATGGGTACTACGCTGCTGGCGGTTCCCCTGTTACGCAGAAGCCGTACCGATGGGGCTATTTTTGTCGGCTTACTGGTGATCCTCATCTATAACAACACCGCCAATGGCGGTTCATCATTAACCATGTGGTTATTATTTGCACTGGCTTTGCTGGGCATTTATCTATTCTGGATCCGCGCCCCCAAAATCATCTTTAAAATGCGTGGTTTTTTCTTTGCTAATGCGTGGATTGAATATAGCCGTATAAAAGAGATGAATTTATCGGAAGATGGTGTGTTAGTAATGCAATTAGAACAACGACGTTTGCTTATTCGCGTACGAAATATCGACGACCTGGAGAAGATATCTGCAGTTTTACTTAAAAGTCAGTAA
- a CDS encoding MFS transporter, whose amino-acid sequence MDKSSLDGLPIPQRYGAILTIIIGIAMAVLDGAIANVALPTIARDLDASAASSIWIVNAYQIAIVVSLLTLSFLGDMFGYRRVYQYGLVLFTLTSLLCALSDSLLTLTLARVAQGFGGAALMSVNTALIRLIYPHRSLGRGMGINSFVVAVSSAAGPTIAAAILSVASWQWLFLINVPLGILALLLAIKFLPPNATRSAKPKFDLPSAVMNALTFGLLITALSSFAQGQSTTLVLVELVALLFIGSHFVHRQLKLPVPLLPVDLLRIPLFSLSIGTSVCSFCAQMLALVSLPFFLQTVLGRSEVETGLLLTPWPLATMVMAPLAGYLIERVHAGLLGGLGMVMMAGGLFALALLPSAPADIDIIWRMALCGAGFGLFQSPNNHTIITAAPRQRSGGASGMLGTARLLGQSSGAALVALMFNLFETNGTHISLLLAGTLATVAAVISSLRITQPRASE is encoded by the coding sequence ATGGATAAATCTTCCCTTGATGGCCTGCCCATTCCGCAGCGTTACGGCGCAATTCTGACAATTATCATTGGCATCGCCATGGCCGTGCTGGACGGCGCAATTGCTAACGTTGCTCTACCGACCATAGCAAGGGATCTGGATGCTTCCGCTGCCAGTTCAATCTGGATTGTTAATGCCTATCAAATTGCAATCGTCGTTTCACTACTGACCCTTTCATTCCTTGGCGATATGTTTGGTTATCGCCGGGTTTATCAATACGGCCTGGTGCTTTTTACACTTACCTCGTTACTTTGCGCGCTTTCCGACTCGTTATTGACCTTAACGTTGGCGCGTGTCGCGCAGGGCTTTGGCGGTGCAGCGCTGATGAGCGTTAATACTGCACTCATTCGGCTGATTTATCCCCATCGAAGCCTGGGGCGCGGCATGGGCATTAACTCATTTGTTGTCGCCGTCTCGTCCGCAGCAGGACCGACCATTGCAGCGGCCATTCTTTCTGTTGCTTCGTGGCAATGGTTATTCCTGATCAATGTGCCTCTGGGTATTCTCGCCTTGCTGTTGGCAATAAAATTTTTGCCGCCCAATGCGACACGCAGTGCAAAACCCAAATTCGACCTGCCCAGCGCGGTGATGAATGCACTGACATTTGGTCTGCTAATCACGGCCCTTAGCAGCTTCGCTCAGGGGCAATCCACAACGTTAGTGTTGGTGGAATTGGTCGCATTGTTGTTCATCGGCTCGCATTTTGTTCACCGGCAGTTGAAATTACCCGTGCCTTTATTACCTGTAGATTTACTGCGGATCCCGCTTTTCTCTCTGTCGATTGGTACCTCTGTGTGTTCATTTTGTGCGCAGATGTTGGCACTGGTTTCCCTGCCCTTCTTTTTGCAGACGGTGCTTGGGCGCAGTGAAGTGGAAACGGGTTTGCTGTTAACGCCCTGGCCGCTGGCGACAATGGTAATGGCTCCGCTGGCAGGCTATCTGATTGAGCGTGTTCATGCCGGGCTTCTGGGTGGGTTGGGAATGGTCATGATGGCGGGCGGGTTATTTGCGCTAGCGCTGCTTCCCTCTGCACCGGCAGATATCGATATCATCTGGCGAATGGCATTATGCGGTGCGGGTTTCGGCCTGTTTCAGTCACCCAACAACCACACGATTATCACCGCCGCACCACGCCAGCGCAGCGGCGGTGCCAGTGGCATGCTGGGTACCGCGCGTCTGCTGGGACAAAGCTCCGGTGCTGCGCTGGTAGCGTTGATGTTTAATCTCTTCGAAACGAATGGAACGCATATCTCGTTGCTACTGGCGGGAACGCTCGCCACAGTTGCCGCTGTAATCAGCAGCTTACGGATCACACAGCCGCGCGCCAGTGAGTAA
- the cspE gene encoding transcription antiterminator/RNA stability regulator CspE produces MAKIKGQVKWFNESKGFGFITPADGSKDVFVHFSAIQGNGFKTLAEGQNVEFEIQDGQKGPAAVNVTAI; encoded by the coding sequence ATGGCAAAGATTAAAGGTCAAGTTAAGTGGTTCAACGAGTCTAAAGGTTTTGGTTTCATTACTCCGGCTGATGGCAGCAAAGATGTATTCGTACACTTCTCTGCAATCCAGGGTAACGGCTTCAAAACTCTGGCCGAAGGCCAGAACGTTGAGTTTGAAATTCAGGACGGCCAGAAAGGCCCGGCTGCAGTTAACGTAACTGCTATCTGA
- the kdgR gene encoding DNA-binding transcriptional regulator KdgR has protein sequence MAIADLDKQPDSVSSVLKVFGILQALGEEREIGITELSQRVMMSKSTVYRFLQTMKSLGYVAQEGESEKYSLTLKLFELGARALQNVDLIRSADIQMRELSRLTKETIHLGALDEDSIVYIHKIDSMYNLRMYSRIGRRNPLYSTAIGKVLLAWRDREEVKQILEGVEYKRSTERTITSTEDLLPMLDIVRQQGYGEDNEEQEEGLRCIGVPVFDRFGVVIAGLSISFPTLRFSEERLHEYVEMLHNAARKISEQMGYNDYPF, from the coding sequence ATGGCAATCGCAGATTTGGACAAGCAGCCAGATTCTGTCTCTTCTGTATTGAAGGTATTTGGCATTCTGCAGGCGCTCGGAGAAGAGCGTGAAATCGGCATCACCGAGCTTTCGCAGCGTGTGATGATGTCGAAAAGCACCGTTTATCGCTTTTTGCAAACCATGAAATCACTAGGTTATGTCGCGCAGGAAGGGGAGTCTGAAAAATATTCCCTGACGCTGAAGCTTTTTGAGCTTGGCGCGCGTGCATTGCAAAACGTTGATTTGATCCGCAGCGCGGATATCCAAATGCGTGAGCTTTCTCGTCTGACGAAAGAGACCATCCACCTGGGTGCGCTGGATGAAGACAGTATTGTCTACATCCATAAAATTGATTCCATGTACAATCTGCGCATGTATTCGCGTATTGGTCGCCGTAACCCGCTGTACAGTACCGCAATTGGTAAAGTCCTGTTGGCCTGGCGCGATCGTGAAGAAGTGAAGCAGATTCTTGAAGGTGTTGAGTATAAGCGCAGCACTGAGCGTACTATCACCAGTACCGAAGATCTGTTGCCGATGCTGGATATTGTGCGTCAGCAGGGTTATGGCGAAGACAACGAAGAGCAGGAAGAGGGCTTGCGCTGTATTGGCGTACCGGTGTTTGACCGTTTCGGTGTTGTGATCGCAGGTTTAAGTATTTCGTTCCCGACATTGCGCTTTTCAGAAGAACGTCTGCATGAGTACGTTGAAATGTTGCACAATGCCGCGCGGAAAATTTCCGAACAGATGGGTTATAACGACTATCCGTTCTGA
- a CDS encoding MBL fold metallo-hydrolase has product MVWKNPWYDSAISHHTPEGFNNSASAAHQLGDVKRWRKERKAAGLPRPPSGGYSAFIEQWWQKADIVGEDDGLWWLGHACMLLRLQGQYLLTDPVFSRRASPVSFAGPQRRTPPALTIADISQLDAILISHNHYDHLDAWTVRALLRRFPNVHFFAPLGLGNWLRRRGAQHVTELDWWQSFIFQGMTYTAVPAQHWSMRTLWDRNRSLWCGWVIESSTQRFWFAGDTGYTPELLTIPQRLGQLDTIALPIGAYAPRWFMAMNHMDPQNAVTLWQQLGAPLAVPIHWGVFELADESLDEPVKELQGVLSETAADNDNFRILKIGQYLPLC; this is encoded by the coding sequence ATGGTGTGGAAAAACCCCTGGTATGATTCTGCAATCTCGCACCACACGCCGGAAGGTTTTAACAACTCGGCATCTGCCGCCCATCAACTTGGAGATGTTAAGCGCTGGCGAAAAGAGCGCAAAGCCGCCGGGCTTCCCAGACCACCCTCCGGCGGTTACTCAGCATTTATCGAACAGTGGTGGCAAAAAGCCGATATTGTTGGTGAGGACGATGGCCTCTGGTGGTTAGGCCATGCCTGTATGCTCTTGCGCCTGCAGGGCCAATATCTACTCACAGATCCCGTCTTTTCTCGTCGTGCTTCGCCTGTAAGTTTTGCTGGTCCACAACGTCGGACACCGCCAGCGCTCACGATTGCCGACATTTCGCAGCTTGACGCGATTCTTATTTCTCACAACCACTACGATCACCTCGATGCATGGACGGTGCGTGCGCTGCTTCGTCGCTTTCCGAATGTGCATTTCTTTGCCCCCCTGGGGTTGGGCAATTGGCTTCGCCGCCGCGGTGCGCAGCATGTTACTGAGTTAGACTGGTGGCAAAGTTTTATCTTTCAGGGAATGACCTACACCGCGGTGCCTGCACAACATTGGAGCATGCGCACATTATGGGATCGCAATCGCTCATTGTGGTGCGGCTGGGTTATTGAATCATCAACGCAGCGTTTTTGGTTTGCCGGTGATACAGGTTACACGCCAGAATTACTCACCATTCCTCAACGGTTAGGTCAACTGGATACTATCGCGTTGCCAATTGGCGCTTATGCGCCGCGCTGGTTTATGGCGATGAACCATATGGATCCACAAAACGCTGTTACGCTATGGCAGCAACTGGGAGCACCACTTGCTGTTCCCATTCATTGGGGAGTTTTTGAGCTGGCGGATGAATCGCTTGATGAACCCGTAAAAGAGCTACAGGGGGTGCTAAGCGAAACGGCTGCGGACAATGATAACTTTCGGATCTTAAAAATTGGCCAGTATTTACCCCTTTGTTAA
- the mgrB gene encoding PhoP/PhoQ regulator MgrB, producing MRKYRWLILAAVLVVCLLLWTQMLNVMCDQDVQFFSGICVINKFIPW from the coding sequence GTGAGAAAATATAGATGGCTGATTCTGGCTGCCGTATTGGTGGTCTGCCTGCTGCTCTGGACTCAAATGCTTAACGTAATGTGTGATCAAGATGTACAATTCTTCAGCGGCATCTGCGTCATCAATAAATTCATCCCCTGGTAA
- a CDS encoding PTS mannose transporter subunit IID produces MVDMTKTPTEKKLTQSDIRGVFLRSNLFQGSWNFERMQALGFCFSMVPAIKRLYPENNEARRQAIKRHLEFFNTHPYVAAPVLGVTLAMEEQRANGAEIDDGAINGIKVGLMGPLAGVGDPIFWGTVRPVFAALGAGIAMSGSLLGPLLFFFLFNIVRLVTRYYGVAYGYRKGIDIVKDMGGGFLQKLTEGASILGLFVMGALVNKWTHVNIPLVVSEITDQTGKTNVTTVQTILDQLMPGLVPLLLTFACMWLLRKKVNPLWIIVGFFVIGIVGYAIGLLGL; encoded by the coding sequence ATGGTTGATATGACAAAAACTCCGACTGAGAAAAAACTCACCCAGAGTGACATTCGTGGCGTGTTCCTGCGTTCTAACCTGTTCCAGGGATCATGGAACTTCGAACGTATGCAAGCATTGGGCTTCTGCTTCTCGATGGTGCCGGCGATCAAACGCCTGTATCCGGAAAACAACGAAGCGCGTCGTCAGGCCATTAAACGTCATCTGGAGTTCTTTAACACCCATCCATACGTCGCAGCGCCGGTACTGGGCGTTACGCTGGCGATGGAAGAGCAGCGTGCAAACGGCGCAGAGATTGATGATGGTGCGATTAACGGTATCAAAGTTGGTCTGATGGGACCGCTGGCGGGCGTTGGCGACCCGATTTTCTGGGGTACGGTGCGCCCGGTATTTGCAGCGCTAGGGGCGGGTATTGCCATGAGCGGTAGCCTGCTCGGGCCATTGCTGTTCTTCTTCTTATTCAATATCGTCCGCCTGGTGACACGTTATTACGGCGTCGCGTACGGCTACCGTAAAGGTATTGATATTGTTAAAGATATGGGCGGTGGTTTCCTGCAAAAACTGACCGAGGGGGCGTCAATTCTCGGCCTGTTTGTGATGGGTGCGCTGGTTAACAAATGGACGCACGTGAACATTCCACTCGTGGTATCAGAAATTACCGATCAGACCGGTAAAACTAACGTCACGACCGTGCAAACCATTCTCGATCAGTTAATGCCGGGCCTGGTGCCGCTGCTGCTGACTTTCGCCTGCATGTGGTTGCTGCGTAAGAAAGTTAACCCGCTGTGGATCATCGTTGGCTTCTTCGTTATCGGGATTGTAGGTTACGCCATTGGTCTTCTGGGTCTTTAA